One Fibrobacter sp. UWB16 DNA window includes the following coding sequences:
- a CDS encoding efflux RND transporter permease subunit → MIKASIYKPITMLMVILTVVVFGLYTYSMMVVDLMPKFEVPVVTATIIYKGANPEEIETTIIKPIEEQVELVDGIDYVQSICLENYGIIVAMFNMGVNVDVAANDVRSKVDLASADFPDAVQAPIISKVDINGAAIMAISFTGPLNSTELRQKVEDEIEPLFTSVSGVASVDIFGGTTRQIAIEVDKEKMMDRGVDIGTMMGLYGMSNVNLPIGEVIGKHKNTSVRTAGKFKNLDEMRNMEIPTEKGVVKLSEIAVVKDTIETITSTSRFNGINSVALDIKKRSDANVVDVSRGVLKRLEEVNKTLPEGFKLTLIYDKSEAVNESIDNVIQNIIIAIALTAGLLLLFLGKFSTMIIAALTMPISVIGAFTLMYFAGFGINMMSLMALSSSVGLLVTNSIVVLENINNKLNQGLDPKEAAYKGTSEIMIAIMASTLTNVCVFVPIAFMKSIVGIFFRTFGMTMVFATFVSLLVTFTLTPLMAAYLFKGKKKDENGNIIEEKPGFIGSLLGLFPKALNGVRFVYLKMLGFCLSVPGVIVQVLALGAAIFLVAGLAKNNLTVELTPRQDQGMMSIKLEMPVGTNIETTDSVARIIESRVKDIPEIVHYSMNVGGSNGFTTVNQATMRVRLLKDWEKKNNPNWKGRHRSTDEIVDSIRPYLANIPDAYISVKSTSASEMQNNSSGDVVLEVSGLHADSVIKASQIVLDRVQQKIDGIVDIKTSYEAGKPEIRLIPNRAAMADYGVTLETVANYNYIAVNGFEAGQYTEDGEEYDVYVRLMEKDRQSHADIEDLPVKTPKGYVSASELFHIEDGAGPTRIDRKRKMRRVDVSMNLLPGHTTGEIMGKLTELTNSMKDELPEGISFSFGGNADMQNDMQKEFMTAIVMAILLTYILLIALLESFAQPFIIMTTIPMGAIGVLLALIFTGKALSMIALMAIVMLIGVVVNNAILLLDEANRLLRSGSMGRRSAVLTAAKAKFQPIMLATLASVIAQLPLAFALGGNVAAMTQPMGIASVGGLIVSAVLTMFLVPTFFWLPNALFSKAKKGANKVKAKFSKA, encoded by the coding sequence ATGATTAAAGCCAGTATTTACAAACCAATCACCATGCTCATGGTCATCTTGACCGTGGTGGTGTTCGGTCTTTATACCTATTCCATGATGGTGGTGGACTTGATGCCGAAATTCGAAGTCCCCGTGGTTACGGCCACCATCATTTACAAGGGCGCAAACCCTGAAGAAATCGAAACCACAATTATCAAGCCGATTGAAGAACAAGTGGAACTCGTGGACGGTATCGACTACGTGCAGTCCATCTGCTTGGAAAACTACGGCATTATCGTCGCCATGTTCAACATGGGCGTGAACGTGGACGTCGCCGCAAATGACGTGCGTTCCAAGGTGGACCTCGCCTCTGCGGACTTTCCGGATGCAGTTCAGGCGCCGATTATTTCGAAGGTCGATATTAACGGTGCTGCCATCATGGCAATCTCGTTCACCGGTCCTCTAAACTCTACAGAACTCCGCCAGAAAGTCGAAGACGAAATCGAACCGCTCTTCACTTCTGTTTCCGGTGTTGCTAGCGTTGATATTTTCGGTGGTACAACCCGCCAGATCGCCATCGAAGTCGACAAGGAAAAAATGATGGACCGCGGTGTCGATATCGGCACCATGATGGGCCTTTACGGCATGTCCAACGTTAACCTCCCGATTGGTGAAGTTATCGGCAAGCACAAGAATACGTCTGTGCGTACCGCAGGTAAGTTCAAGAACCTCGATGAAATGCGCAACATGGAAATTCCGACGGAAAAGGGAGTCGTCAAGCTCTCTGAAATTGCCGTCGTGAAAGATACCATCGAAACAATTACATCGACTTCCCGCTTTAACGGCATCAACTCTGTCGCACTGGATATCAAGAAGCGTTCCGACGCAAACGTCGTAGATGTTTCCAGAGGCGTGCTCAAGCGTTTGGAAGAAGTCAACAAGACTCTCCCGGAAGGCTTCAAGCTCACGCTCATTTACGACAAGTCCGAAGCTGTGAACGAATCTATCGATAACGTTATCCAGAACATCATTATCGCTATTGCGCTTACCGCAGGCCTCTTGCTCCTGTTCCTCGGCAAATTCTCGACGATGATTATCGCAGCTCTCACGATGCCGATTTCCGTGATTGGCGCATTCACGCTCATGTACTTTGCAGGCTTTGGCATCAACATGATGTCCCTCATGGCTCTTTCAAGTTCCGTGGGTCTGTTGGTGACGAACTCCATCGTCGTGCTTGAAAATATCAACAACAAGTTGAATCAAGGCCTTGATCCGAAGGAAGCCGCCTACAAGGGCACTTCTGAAATCATGATTGCCATCATGGCATCGACGCTCACCAACGTCTGCGTGTTCGTGCCTATCGCATTCATGAAGTCCATCGTCGGTATCTTCTTTAGAACATTCGGTATGACCATGGTGTTTGCAACGTTTGTGTCGCTCCTCGTGACATTCACGCTGACACCGCTTATGGCCGCTTACTTGTTCAAGGGTAAAAAGAAAGACGAAAATGGAAACATCATCGAAGAAAAGCCGGGCTTTATCGGAAGCCTGCTGGGACTTTTCCCCAAGGCTTTGAACGGTGTTCGCTTTGTCTACTTGAAGATGCTTGGATTCTGCCTTTCTGTTCCGGGCGTGATTGTCCAGGTTCTCGCTCTTGGCGCAGCCATCTTCCTTGTGGCAGGCCTCGCCAAGAACAACTTAACTGTTGAACTTACCCCGAGACAGGACCAGGGCATGATGAGCATCAAGCTCGAAATGCCTGTGGGTACAAACATCGAGACGACCGATAGCGTGGCTCGTATTATTGAATCCCGCGTCAAGGATATTCCTGAAATTGTTCACTACAGTATGAACGTGGGTGGTTCCAACGGCTTTACGACCGTAAACCAGGCCACCATGCGTGTTAGACTCTTGAAGGACTGGGAAAAGAAGAACAATCCCAACTGGAAGGGCAGACATCGCAGTACGGACGAAATCGTCGACTCCATCCGTCCGTACCTCGCCAACATTCCAGACGCCTACATTTCCGTGAAGTCCACCTCCGCCTCTGAAATGCAGAACAACTCCAGCGGCGACGTGGTGCTCGAAGTGAGCGGTCTCCATGCAGACTCCGTCATCAAGGCATCACAAATCGTCCTTGACCGCGTGCAGCAAAAGATTGACGGCATCGTGGATATCAAGACGAGCTATGAAGCCGGTAAGCCTGAAATCCGCTTGATCCCGAACCGCGCCGCCATGGCCGACTATGGCGTAACGCTTGAAACAGTCGCAAACTACAACTACATTGCAGTGAACGGTTTCGAAGCAGGCCAGTACACCGAAGACGGTGAAGAATACGACGTTTACGTACGCTTGATGGAAAAGGATAGGCAGAGCCATGCCGACATCGAAGACCTGCCTGTCAAGACACCGAAGGGCTACGTAAGTGCTAGCGAACTCTTCCACATCGAAGATGGTGCTGGTCCGACACGTATTGACCGTAAGCGCAAGATGAGACGTGTAGACGTTTCGATGAACTTGCTCCCTGGTCACACGACCGGTGAAATCATGGGCAAACTCACGGAACTTACAAACAGCATGAAGGACGAACTCCCAGAAGGTATCTCGTTCAGCTTCGGTGGTAACGCCGACATGCAGAACGACATGCAGAAGGAATTCATGACGGCAATCGTGATGGCAATCCTCCTCACCTACATTTTGCTCATCGCACTCCTCGAAAGCTTTGCCCAGCCGTTCATTATCATGACGACCATCCCGATGGGTGCTATCGGTGTGCTCCTCGCCCTTATCTTTACCGGCAAGGCGCTCTCCATGATCGCCCTCATGGCTATCGTTATGTTGATTGGTGTGGTGGTGAACAACGCAATTCTTTTGCTCGACGAAGCAAACCGCCTGTTGCGTAGTGGAAGCATGGGCCGCCGCTCGGCAGTGCTTACAGCCGCGAAAGCCAAATTCCAGCCGATTATGCTTGCAACGCTTGCCTCCGTGATTGCCCAGCTCCCGCTCGCATTCGCTCTCGGTGGTAACGTCGCCGCCATGACGCAGCCGATGGGTATTGCCTCTGTGGGTGGCTTGATTGTGTCCGCAGTGCTTACCATGTTCCTTGTGCCGACATTCTTCTGGCTCCCGAACGCCCTCTTTAGCAAGGCCAAGAAAGGCGCCAACAAAGTCAAGGCAAAGTTCAGCAAGGCATAA